Genomic segment of Nodularia sp. LEGE 06071:
TCCAGCCAAAGCCTCAGCCAGAACTATCACAGACAAAGTTACAACAGCCCCAAGCACCAGAAAATGCCATATCTGGGGTTGTGGGTACTGTGCAAGTGGTTATTCCTTTGAGTGGTGATGTGGTAGATATTGCTACTTTGCGCGCCAAACTGGAAAAAACCCTCAATAAAGCTGAAGCAGAGGCTCAGTCTTTGAGTGCAAGGTTAAGCAATCCGAAGTTTGTGGATAAAGCCCCCGCCGATGTGGTAAAGGGCGCGAGAGAGTCTTTAGCTGAAGCTGAAAAACAAGCCGAAATTTTGCGCGATCGCTTGAGTAGTTTAGTATAGCTGCAATAGACATCTCCAAAAAATAATGTAGAGACGTTCCATGGAACGTCTCTACAAGGGTTATAGGATAAGCATATTTAGATTCGGTCGATGTCTAAACTTAAAATATATTTTGACAATTCAAATTTAAAACTAAAGTTATGCTGTATCTAGCTCAAGTAAATAAAAATAAGTTTTTAGACAAGTTTCAGTTACGCTTGTTAGCACGTCAGGAAACTGAAACCCTTTGGGTACTTATCCCCGAAGAGACTTCTATATTGTTGGGTAAAGTCACTACCATGAGTGACCACTTGCTGGTTTTAGTGCAGCTTTCTCCCACAGGTGAGATTGAAAGTTTAGAAGATGCTAGCAACTGGGTACTACATTTAGTACAAACTTACCTCACAATTGGTATGACACCGGCAGAGTTGCAACAAGAAGCGGAACGTGCCGAAAGTTGGCGACAATCCCTAACTTTACAAAATCAAGACTTAGCACGTCGTTCTTTAGAATTGGAAGCCCGTCGGGAACAGATTCAAGCTTTAGAAGAAAGTCTTAAACGTGACAGAAATGGTCACAATCGAGAATTAGGTTAACTCTTACAGTATTTTTCGGTTAATTAGACCATACTGTAGAGACGATGCATTCAACATCTCTACAGAATTTTAATACCTAAAAATAACTGTAAGCTGTGGTTAGTGTTATGACCAGCGAATCCTACACTCTTGCAGGTAAAGATGCTCTTGCAGGTTTCTGTAACGCACCACCTTGACTGTTGTTGACTTCTTCCGCTGCTAATAACTCACGAATTAACCGGGCGAGGGCTTTTTGTGTCAAGCGATTAGTAACTTGCTGACCCAAACGCTGTACACCTGGATTTACTAACAATTGCGCCAGTTGGGGTGCTAGTTGTAGTGGGTCAAAACCACGGGTGGCTTGGAGAATATTTAAAATATTTTTAATATGCTCTAAGGTTTGTTGTTGCTCAACTGTCGCTCCAGGGGTTTCGTTAACTGCTGTCAAACCTACTCGTTCTCGCAATACATAAGTGAAGTTGTGCAGAACATTTTTGCCTACAGCATTGAGTCCATTCACAAATTCATCTACTAGCCTGTCGCGAATAAATGAACCACGTTCAGAAGACAGAAATTCTACCCCCTGGTTTAAAACTAGGTTGAAGTCGTAATCCTGATTTTTCTTAGCATTGCGTAACAGGTTTTCTAACCGATTCCACCGGAATCTTTGATCTTTAAACAGCAAATTTTGCAGCGATGTTCTTAATTGTGGTGCTTCGTCGGTTAACAGGCGTTTCGCAACATAAGGATAAGCTTCGCTGAGAACTTTGAATTCGGGATCTATATATATCGCAATCCCTTCCAAAGTTACCAGGGAGCGAATAATTAAAGCGTAGTAGGGAGGAACACGGAAAGGATACTCATACATCAAAGCTGAAAGTTCATCAGTGATGCTTTTGATGTTCAAGTCAGCAACACTGGCTCCTTGAGCATCAGCGAATACTCTCGCAAATGCTGGAATAATTGGGGTTAAGTCTGTCTCTGGTGAGAGAAAATCTAACTTTACGTAGTCGTTGGCTAAACCTTCAAAGTCACGGTTAACAACGTGAACGATCGCTTCAATTAAACCATAGCGTTGGGGCGGCTGTACCTCACTCATCATCCCAAAGTCGAGATAAGCCAGTTTACCTTCTGGTGTGGCTAACAAATTACCTGGGTGGGGGTCAGCATGGAAAAATCCGTGTTCTAGGAGCTGACGCAGAGAGCATTGCACACCCACTTCAATCAGATAACGAGCATCTATGCCTTGGGCGTTAATTTCGGCAGTTTGGGTTAATTTTATGCCGTTTATCCACTCCATCGTCAGGACGCGACGATTGGTGTATTCCCAGTAAATCTTGGGAACGTAAATGTCTTCTATATGACCATATAGCTCAAAAAAGCGTTCGGCATTTTCTCCCTCATGAATATAATCCATCTCTTCAAAGATGCGATCGCCTAATTCATCGAGAATACCAACTAAATCACTGCGGATTCTTTTAACTCGGTTTTTTACCCAAGCGGCGAGTTGACGCAAAATAAACAAGTCAACGGCAATTTTTTCTCTTAAATCAGGGCGTTGGACTTTAATGGCGACTTCTTCACCAGTTTTTAGTTTACCTTTATAAACTTGCCCCAAAGAAGCTGCGGCAATTGGCTGGGGCGAGAGTTCGGCGTAAATCTCCGGGGGTGGTGCGCCCAATTCTTCTTCAATGAATTGGTAAGCAATTTCGTTAGCAAAAGGCGGTAATTGGTCTTGTAACCTCGTTAATTCTTCTAAATATGCCGGGGGAACCAAATCCGGTCTAGTGGATAAAGCCTGTCCAATTTTAATGTAAGCAGGCCCTAATTTCGTCAGTAATTCTCGCAGCTGAACAGCTCGACGGTGGTCTGTTTTCACGACTATTCCCCGTCGGCCATCCCACCACAACCCAAAAACAAATGAAAGTGTCGGCCCCAACACTGCGACAATCCGCTGCAAAACTTTCAGGGGGCGGTGGCGATAATATTCTCCTATCTCTTGGGGATCGTAAAGTATGGCCTCAGTCTCTGACTTTTGGTCAGTTATGCGTTTTGGTGAACGAACAACCAAGGTTGATTGGCCATTTTCTGTTAATACTTCAGTCACTTGTGGTTCGTCCTCGGTTTTTTGGGAATTCGGGGGAAGTGTCTTAACAATCATGAAGTCAGCCACTGGTCGAATTAAGCTTGTAAAGTATTGTAACAATAAGTTTACAAACAAGTACCCCTCAAAAAGGGATAAATTGGCATTTTTTCAGAACCAAATTTTTGACCAATAGTTCTTTAATGGTACAAGCCCTCTGATTTATCTGTGAAATCAATCTCACGGCAATGGAAACCAAGTATAGATTTTCCTTTGCAAAGGGTTGTATCATAACAATATGCACCAAAGGTAGGTAACGAAAACATAGTGCTTAGTGTTCTGTAACTTAAAAGTCTCGGCATCTGCCCTCACGGAGAATTTGGCTTGATGTTACTTTGCCTGCGAATCCAAAATTTTGCCCTGATTGATCAGCTAGAACTGGAATTTGGCGCTGGACTCAATGTCCTGACAGGTGAAACCGGCGCGGGAAAGTCGATTATCTTGGATGCTATTGATGCGGCTTTGGGTGGTAAAGTCTCTAGTCGAGTCATTCGCACTGGTACGAATCGCTCAATGGTAGAAGCTACTTTTACATCTAATCCTCCCTTAACGGCTTGGTTGATTGAACAAGAAATTGATTTAATTGAAGATAACTGTGTAATAGTCAGCCGAGAAATTACTGCCACTACTAGTAATATCCGCAGTCGGTCGCGGGTGAATGGGGTGTTGGTAAATCGGCAGATTATGGGCGGACTGCGCGATCGCCTTGTGGAAATTACCGCCCAAGGTCAAACTGTACAGGTGGGACAATCCGCCCAAGTTAGGGAATGGTTAGATGTGTATGGTGGCGACTCGCTGCTACAACAACGTCAAATCATCGCTACAGCTTTTAGTAATTACCAAAAAGCCCATCAAGTATTAGAAAAACGCCGGACATCAGAACGGGAACGTCTCCAGCAACTCGACTTACTTACCTATCAAATACAGGAATTGGGCGCTGCTAATCTCCAAGATCCCCAGGAATGGGAACAACTGGTGCAAGAACGGGAACGCCTCAATCATGTTGTTGAATTGCAACAGATGAGTTACAAGGTTTATCAATCCTTGTATCAAAACGATGATGAAACCCCAGCCGCCGCAGATTTATTGGGGGACAGCGAAGCCACATTAACTGACATGGTAGAGTACGATGTCCAACTGCAACCTTTGTTGGATTTGGTTAGAGATGCTCAAACTGTGATGATTGAGGTGGGAAGACAAATTAATGCTTACGGAAGTAGTTTGGAAGCTGATCCCCAACGTTTGGAAGAAGTAGAAGAACGCATTCAAGAATTAAAACAAATTTGTCGCAAGTATGGTCCGACTCTCACAGAAGCGATCGCATACTATCAACGCATCCAAGGGGAATTGGCAGAACTCAATGACAGCGAACAATCTATTGAAAGCTTAGAACAACAGGAAACAGCTTGTTCTGCACAGCTAACTCAAGCTTGTGCAAAGTTAACTAAATTGCGTCGTCAAACCGCAGCACATTTAGAATCTCAATTGCTGTGTGAATTGAAGCCTTTAGCGATGGAAAAGGTGAAGTTTCAGGTAGAGATAGCGGCTACTTCGCCCACAGCCACAGGTGCAGACAAAATTACCTTTATGTTTAGCCCGAATCCTGGGGAACCACTGCAACCTTTGATTGCGATCGCCTCTGGAGGGGAAATGAGTAGGTTTTTATTAGCACTAAAAGCGTGTTTTTGTCAAGTAGATGCCGCCGAAACAATGGTATTTGATGAAATTGATGTGGGAGTTTCTGGAAGAGTTGCTCAGGCGATCGCCGAAAAATTACATCAACTTAGTCAAAGTAACCAAGTATTATGTGTTACCCATCAGCCTTTAGTTGCAGCAATGGCTGACCGACATTTTCGTGTAGATAAGCAGACTATTACTCAAGGTAATAATACTGAGCAACGTACAGTGGTCCGAGTCACTAATTTAGAAAATCTCAGCCATCGCCGGGAAGAACTAGCGCAGTTAGCCGGTGGTAAGTCAGCCACAGATGCGATCGCTTTTGCAGAGTCTTTATTATTACAAGCAGCTCATCATCGTCGCCAAGAAATAAATTAGCTCAAACTCTCTCCTCTCACCTTAGTCAAAATCATTTTTTGTAGGGTGTGTTGTCGCGGAGCGCAACGCACCATCCTAAATTTTCGGTGCGTTAGGACTAACGTCTGCTATGCTTTTTCTCCCCTCCTCGCTTGCCTATCGTATACACACAAGTGATCGAATCACCCCCTAACCCCCAATTATGGGGGAACAAGAATTTTCAAAGTCCCCCAAACTTGGGGGATTTAGGGGGCAAAACAGGCTCAAACGCAGACAGGAAGGACTTGTGTGTACACGGTAGCCTCGCTTGCGGGGAGGGGCCGGGGGTGGGGTTCCGTTCAATTCCTAGTCATCAACCCCCTAGATTGCTCAACCAAGCGAATAAACTCACTCCGATAGCCCTCTTCGTCTTCTCCCCTAGCTTGAGTTGCCAAATTCATCACCAAATCCAAATCTGCATTCCCCTTATATTCAGAGTCCCGCAGCACCATTCCAAAAGTCGCCACCGCAGCCGCAAATCTCAGATTAGTGGAAGGTATTTGGTCAGATTTAGAGTCACTATCTCGGATAGTTTGGGTAATCAGTTGACTCGTGCTGTCCTGGGGTGATTTATAGCGGAGTTTGACCAACATCATCTCATTCTCGGCTGGGGTAGTTACACCAGAACGCTGATACCTCAATGGGTCTACATCCGATAGCTTCACATCACTCTGTACACCAGTGGGAATCACCTCATACAGTGCTGTGACCGAATGACCAGCCCCAATTTCCCCTGCATCTTTTTGATCATCATTGAAATCTTGGTTTTGCAGCAGGCGGTTTTCGTAGCCAATCAAGCGGTATGCTTGGACTTTAGCGGGATTAAACTCTACCTGAATTTTCACATCCTTGGCAATGGTAAACAGAGTTCCCCGAATGTCATTAACTAGGACTTTTTTAGCTTCCAATAAGGTATCAATGTAGGCGTAATTGCCGTTACCCTTATTAGCTAGTTGCTCCATTTTTGAGTCTTTATAGTTACCAGTCCCAAATCCCAGAACTGTGAGGAAAATTCCCTGATCTCGCTTTTGTTCAATTAATCTCGTCAATTCACCATCACTAGAAATGCCGACGTTAAAATCTCCATCGCTAGCTAAAATTACTCTATTATTCCCAGACTTGAGAAAGCTTTGTTTGGCTATATTGTAAGCTAATTCAATCCCCTGACCACCAGCCGTAGAACCTCCCGCTTCTAAGCGGTCAATGGCCGCCAGAATTTCTGCTTTCTCACTACCAGAGGTAGCAGGTAATACTAATCCAGCATTTCCTGAATAAACTACCAAACTTACTCGGTCTTGAGGACGCAGTTCATTCACTAGCAATTTCAGAGATTGTTTTACCAAGGGTAATTTGTTGGGTTCATTCATAGAACCAGAAACATCAATCAGAAATACTAAATTACTGGGTGGTAAGGTTTCATTCTGTAACCGTTTACCTTGCAAACCTACCTGTACCAGCTTGTGTTGAGGATTCCAGGGAGCAGCAGTAACTTCAGTGGTGACAGAAAAAGGGCGATCGCCTCTTGGTTGAGGATAATTATAAGTAAAATAGTTAATCAATTCCTCTATCCGCACAGCATCTTTGGGTGGCAATTGCCCTTGAGTAATAAACCGGCGCATATTACTGTAGGATGCTGTATCTACATCTATAGAAAAGGTGGAAAGAGGGTCATTACTGACGCGATGAAAAGGATTATCTGAAATCCGGTTATAGTTCTCAGTGTTAAATGTACCACCTGTTGGGGATTCAGGGGCGACCATTCGCTCCATACTGCTACCAACTTCGAGTTTAGGGCTACTCGGACGGCTAACGGCTTGATCTTGGACATATGCAGACGGCATACTAGGGGCTGAAGTCTTGCGGGTAGACTGAGCTTGATTACGTTCTCTGGGAGTTTGAGTAGGACTGATGTTACTACGAGCTTCTAATTCATTGAGCGAATTATTTAGGGTTGCTAACTCTGGTGCAAATTCGCTCTGTAAGCGTTGCAGGGTTTTTAGGTCTGTTTCGGGAACTGTTGTCGAGTTAGTTGCTTCTAAACAATTATTCAAGACTGTAGCAAACTCTATCCGGGTTACAGGAGAAGTGCCAAAGTTTTGGACGGTGACGACACAACTATAATTTTTGACTAATGCCTGGAGTGCTTGGTAGTCCGGATTATTGGGTAGAATCGAGTTGGCTGGACTACCTTGATTAGCGGGAATGGCAATTGTCCCAGACTGATGTAAAACTGCAATTCCTACTGTTGGTACTAAGAAAAATAGTGCTAAAATACTAACTCGCTGCCACATTTTGGACGGAATCGGGTAAGACATTGTTAAATCCTCACACTCAAATTATTTGGTGATGTTTGCCCTGTTGCACTTACCCAGAATAGTCCTGATTAGCTTGATATTTAATTACTGTTACAGTTTTGGTAACTGTAGCGGATACAACGCTTCAACTACAAACTCACTTGCCAATATTGTCTTCGCGACTTTTACCCCTAAGTGGTTAACGCTGTTGAAGCCGCATTAATTAATGCTAACAACGATTGCGTATATAACTGTCTACTGGGCGTAAATATATTAGGAATTTACAAACCATCTTGCAGTTTTTTACGTCTATTTCGGCGCAATCCCATGTTAAGTTCTTCAATTGTTATGTCTTTGATTATCATCCTGATTACTCTTGGGGCTTGGATATTGGGACTATCCATTCTCAGGACTCAAAAAATTCTCCAATTCTTCAAGACAGAACCAGAAAGACTGAGTTGGCAAATCATGTTTTTCCTCATGATTTTTTTTCTGGGCGGTTATTCGTTATGCATCTATTTAATAATTGCGAAGCTGATTGAATGGATACCATTGCTCACTGGCATGGTTTTCTTTTTTGGAGCATTATTCGTCTTTTTTAGCGTTACTATCTACTACCACACACTGCAACGACTGTTTCTAGTACAGAAAAAATACCGCAAAGCTAAAGAAAAAGCAGAGTCAGCTTTATTTCAATTACAAGAAACTCAGCAAACTCAAATGCAATTAATTCAACGTGAAACTATGTTAGCGTTGGGAACAATGGTTGCTGGTATTGCCCACGAAATTAATAATCCAGTGACTTTTATTCATGGTAATTTAGAACATCTTTATGAGTACACCCATGACTTACTAAACATTCTAGGAATTTATGCTTCTGTATATCAAAATCCAGATATCAAAATTGTCCAAGCTCTTGCTAACAGCGACCTCAACTTTATCAAGAGCGACTTGCCAAAGCTGCTAAATTCGATAAAAGTTGGCACAGTTCGTATTGGGGAAATTGTACAATTGCTCTCAAATTTCTCACGTTTGAATGAAGCTGACTATAAAAAAGCTGACATACACCAGGGTATTGATAGTACACTGGTTATTTTGCAGCATCGGCTTAACTGTTCTTGTAGTAATAGCAAACTTATTTTAGTTATTAAAGAATACGGGGAAATTCTTCAGCTTTATTGTAATCCTCGCTGCTTAAATCAAGTATTTTTAAATATAATTAATAATGCCATTGATGCATTGCTTAAAAAAGCAACTATTCTTAGTCAAACTACAGATGAAACACCAACTATTTGGATTCGTACATTTAATTCTCAGGACAATCAAATCATGATCTCCATCACTGATAATGGTTGTGGTATGAGTGAAGAGATTTGCCAATCTATTTTTAAACCTTTTTTTACTACTAAGCCTGCTGGTCAAGGAACTGGTTTAGGTTTATCTATTAGCCATCAAATTATCGTTGAGCAACATGGAGGTTCTATCAAATGTACTTCCATTGCCAACCAGGAAACCAAAATCGATATTAGACTTCCGATTAAACAAGTATAAAATAGCAATTAGGGCAATGCCTACTGTCCAAAATTAAATATCCGGTGGAACATTGTAACCTCCTTATACCAATTTAATATAAAGATGCATAAATAGAATTTAACCAGAAATCCAGTTCCCCTCCTCGCTTGCACTGGAGGGGCTGAGGGTGAGGTTCTATACCACTCGTAAAGCCACATTCTGCAAAATAGTCATTGGCTTTTGTTCTTTAATTATCTGCATTTGTTGTTCGTTTCGCACCAGCAACGCCCCCGCAAATCCCAAGGAGTTCACAGATATAGAATCAAAATCCTCGTGCGATCGCGGTACAATCAACATCCATTCTCGTGTAGCTAAAAGATTGTAAGCCCCAGATTGTCTATTGTCCTCATCTGCTTCTAAACCCACAGCACTCAATAAGCTCTGATATAGCTCCAGTGTGGCTGCTGCGGCTGTTAACGGGGAATTACTCCAATTTGGGTCTAATTTCGCTAAAGCATGGACAAAAGGCAATCCCGGTATAGTTGTCACGGAATCTGCAAATTGTGCTGATTTCAGTAGCGGTTCCATCGGTATTTGCAGCCCTGACGGTGTTAATGGTAAGGGGACGATTTGCAGATGTTTATGTGGCTGACTGGCTCCAGCAATTTTACCACCGTTGTAGAACGCCAAACCCTCAAACTCAGCCAGACACGCCCACATAGCAGCAAAATCTGACAGAGTGAGTAATTTTTCCTGTTCTTCAAAGGCGCGGGTAATAATCAGCAGGTGATAGTCAACAACGTTGAATTTGTTCAATAGACAAACATGAGTCGGCGAAATATCCGCTACGAATAAATCTTTTTCATAGGGTAGAAAGGGATTAGTTTTTTGATTTTGCTGCTGCTTGGCTGTGTCTTTGCGGGTAAGATTGGATAAAATTCTGACTAAAAATTTGATGCCATTCTGCTCGACAAATTCAAAATCTGTCGGTATTGACAGCAGCGCTCCACATTCCAAAGCTTTTTCAGTCTGCTCTTTAATAGTTTTCCATAAAGTGCCAGGTTTCAGGAATATTTTTCCCTGTGCTATTTCTTTTTCTTGGGGCATGGTGAAGTATTGTATCAGTGCTGAGGCCAATTATTTATATATGGCAATTTCCACATTCGTGAAGTATGCCGATAGCTGCTGTGGCGTATACATAGAATCAATTAACCACAGATAAACACAAATGATTTTGTACCTCAGTAGACGAGGAAAATCTAGAGGTTTTTTACAAGACATATTATGCTATGGTTCAAAACCAATTTAGTGGGGATTTTAGAAAAACATAACTTCACCCAATTCCACAAACATTTGTTCAAACATATCATCCAC
This window contains:
- a CDS encoding sensor histidine kinase — protein: MVNAVEAALINANNDCVYNCLLGVNILGIYKPSCSFLRLFRRNPMLSSSIVMSLIIILITLGAWILGLSILRTQKILQFFKTEPERLSWQIMFFLMIFFLGGYSLCIYLIIAKLIEWIPLLTGMVFFFGALFVFFSVTIYYHTLQRLFLVQKKYRKAKEKAESALFQLQETQQTQMQLIQRETMLALGTMVAGIAHEINNPVTFIHGNLEHLYEYTHDLLNILGIYASVYQNPDIKIVQALANSDLNFIKSDLPKLLNSIKVGTVRIGEIVQLLSNFSRLNEADYKKADIHQGIDSTLVILQHRLNCSCSNSKLILVIKEYGEILQLYCNPRCLNQVFLNIINNAIDALLKKATILSQTTDETPTIWIRTFNSQDNQIMISITDNGCGMSEEICQSIFKPFFTTKPAGQGTGLGLSISHQIIVEQHGGSIKCTSIANQETKIDIRLPIKQV
- a CDS encoding phosphorylase, with the protein product MAQGKIFLKPGTLWKTIKEQTEKALECGALLSIPTDFEFVEQNGIKFLVRILSNLTRKDTAKQQQNQKTNPFLPYEKDLFVADISPTHVCLLNKFNVVDYHLLIITRAFEEQEKLLTLSDFAAMWACLAEFEGLAFYNGGKIAGASQPHKHLQIVPLPLTPSGLQIPMEPLLKSAQFADSVTTIPGLPFVHALAKLDPNWSNSPLTAAAATLELYQSLLSAVGLEADEDNRQSGAYNLLATREWMLIVPRSHEDFDSISVNSLGFAGALLVRNEQQMQIIKEQKPMTILQNVALRVV
- a CDS encoding VWA domain-containing protein, with protein sequence MSYPIPSKMWQRVSILALFFLVPTVGIAVLHQSGTIAIPANQGSPANSILPNNPDYQALQALVKNYSCVVTVQNFGTSPVTRIEFATVLNNCLEATNSTTVPETDLKTLQRLQSEFAPELATLNNSLNELEARSNISPTQTPRERNQAQSTRKTSAPSMPSAYVQDQAVSRPSSPKLEVGSSMERMVAPESPTGGTFNTENYNRISDNPFHRVSNDPLSTFSIDVDTASYSNMRRFITQGQLPPKDAVRIEELINYFTYNYPQPRGDRPFSVTTEVTAAPWNPQHKLVQVGLQGKRLQNETLPPSNLVFLIDVSGSMNEPNKLPLVKQSLKLLVNELRPQDRVSLVVYSGNAGLVLPATSGSEKAEILAAIDRLEAGGSTAGGQGIELAYNIAKQSFLKSGNNRVILASDGDFNVGISSDGELTRLIEQKRDQGIFLTVLGFGTGNYKDSKMEQLANKGNGNYAYIDTLLEAKKVLVNDIRGTLFTIAKDVKIQVEFNPAKVQAYRLIGYENRLLQNQDFNDDQKDAGEIGAGHSVTALYEVIPTGVQSDVKLSDVDPLRYQRSGVTTPAENEMMLVKLRYKSPQDSTSQLITQTIRDSDSKSDQIPSTNLRFAAAVATFGMVLRDSEYKGNADLDLVMNLATQARGEDEEGYRSEFIRLVEQSRGLMTRN
- a CDS encoding ABC1 kinase family protein, yielding MIVKTLPPNSQKTEDEPQVTEVLTENGQSTLVVRSPKRITDQKSETEAILYDPQEIGEYYRHRPLKVLQRIVAVLGPTLSFVFGLWWDGRRGIVVKTDHRRAVQLRELLTKLGPAYIKIGQALSTRPDLVPPAYLEELTRLQDQLPPFANEIAYQFIEEELGAPPPEIYAELSPQPIAAASLGQVYKGKLKTGEEVAIKVQRPDLREKIAVDLFILRQLAAWVKNRVKRIRSDLVGILDELGDRIFEEMDYIHEGENAERFFELYGHIEDIYVPKIYWEYTNRRVLTMEWINGIKLTQTAEINAQGIDARYLIEVGVQCSLRQLLEHGFFHADPHPGNLLATPEGKLAYLDFGMMSEVQPPQRYGLIEAIVHVVNRDFEGLANDYVKLDFLSPETDLTPIIPAFARVFADAQGASVADLNIKSITDELSALMYEYPFRVPPYYALIIRSLVTLEGIAIYIDPEFKVLSEAYPYVAKRLLTDEAPQLRTSLQNLLFKDQRFRWNRLENLLRNAKKNQDYDFNLVLNQGVEFLSSERGSFIRDRLVDEFVNGLNAVGKNVLHNFTYVLRERVGLTAVNETPGATVEQQQTLEHIKNILNILQATRGFDPLQLAPQLAQLLVNPGVQRLGQQVTNRLTQKALARLIRELLAAEEVNNSQGGALQKPARASLPARV
- the recN gene encoding DNA repair protein RecN: MLLCLRIQNFALIDQLELEFGAGLNVLTGETGAGKSIILDAIDAALGGKVSSRVIRTGTNRSMVEATFTSNPPLTAWLIEQEIDLIEDNCVIVSREITATTSNIRSRSRVNGVLVNRQIMGGLRDRLVEITAQGQTVQVGQSAQVREWLDVYGGDSLLQQRQIIATAFSNYQKAHQVLEKRRTSERERLQQLDLLTYQIQELGAANLQDPQEWEQLVQERERLNHVVELQQMSYKVYQSLYQNDDETPAAADLLGDSEATLTDMVEYDVQLQPLLDLVRDAQTVMIEVGRQINAYGSSLEADPQRLEEVEERIQELKQICRKYGPTLTEAIAYYQRIQGELAELNDSEQSIESLEQQETACSAQLTQACAKLTKLRRQTAAHLESQLLCELKPLAMEKVKFQVEIAATSPTATGADKITFMFSPNPGEPLQPLIAIASGGEMSRFLLALKACFCQVDAAETMVFDEIDVGVSGRVAQAIAEKLHQLSQSNQVLCVTHQPLVAAMADRHFRVDKQTITQGNNTEQRTVVRVTNLENLSHRREELAQLAGGKSATDAIAFAESLLLQAAHHRRQEIN